In Vagococcus hydrophili, one DNA window encodes the following:
- the rbsD gene encoding D-ribose pyranase, protein MKKSKVINSDISRVISQMGHFDTLSIGDAGMPVPMTTEKIDLAVDNGIPSFMDVLNNVLEELEVQKVYLAMEIKEMNPKVLQEIQDRLPETPIEFIPHSEMKANLNDCHAFVRTGEMSPYANIILESGVVF, encoded by the coding sequence ATGAAAAAATCAAAAGTTATTAATTCAGATATTTCACGTGTGATTTCTCAAATGGGTCACTTTGATACCTTATCAATTGGGGACGCTGGCATGCCAGTACCAATGACAACAGAAAAAATTGACTTAGCTGTGGATAACGGCATTCCAAGTTTTATGGATGTTTTAAATAATGTGCTTGAAGAACTAGAGGTTCAAAAGGTATACTTAGCAATGGAAATTAAAGAGATGAACCCAAAAGTCTTACAAGAAATTCAAGATCGTTTACCAGAAACACCGATTGAGTTTATTCCTCATAGTGAAATGAAAGCGAACTTGAACGATTGTCATGCCTTTGTACGTACTGGTGAAATGTCACCTTATGCCAATATTATTTTGGAAAGCGGCGTTGTCTTTTAA
- the rbsU gene encoding ribose/proton symporter RbsU, which translates to MNTTALLIGLGPLLGWGLYPTVASKIGGRPDNQILGSTIGTLIFAIVFSMTQGISLATGSDLLLGMLSGIGWASAQIITFYSFGLIGSSKAMPVTTAFQLLGASLWGVIALGNWPGTTAKLVGALALVMIIIGASLTVWAEEKTAENSSVLKKAVIMLAIGEIGYWGYSAAPQATNLTGQEAFLPQAIGMLLVAVVYSFVLTMKNKEQSAFKEAVSYKHIISGFFFAFAALTYLISAQPDMNGLATGFILSQTSVVLATLTGIWFLGQKKSKKEMTMTIIGLALIIIAAVITVKL; encoded by the coding sequence ATGAATACAACAGCATTACTTATCGGTTTAGGACCACTTTTAGGTTGGGGACTTTATCCAACAGTCGCATCAAAAATTGGTGGTAGACCAGATAATCAAATATTAGGATCAACGATTGGAACATTAATTTTCGCCATTGTCTTTTCTATGACTCAAGGAATCAGCTTAGCAACAGGATCTGATTTATTACTTGGAATGTTATCAGGGATTGGTTGGGCATCCGCTCAAATCATTACTTTCTACTCATTCGGTTTAATTGGTTCTTCAAAAGCGATGCCTGTGACAACAGCCTTTCAATTATTAGGTGCGTCACTTTGGGGTGTGATTGCTTTAGGCAACTGGCCAGGAACAACGGCTAAATTAGTGGGAGCTTTAGCACTTGTAATGATTATTATCGGTGCAAGCTTAACTGTATGGGCAGAAGAAAAAACAGCTGAAAATTCAAGTGTCTTGAAAAAAGCAGTCATCATGTTAGCGATTGGTGAGATTGGTTACTGGGGTTACTCAGCTGCACCACAAGCAACAAACTTAACAGGACAAGAAGCTTTCTTACCACAAGCAATTGGTATGTTACTTGTAGCGGTTGTGTATAGTTTCGTTTTAACAATGAAAAACAAAGAGCAATCAGCTTTTAAAGAAGCTGTTTCATACAAACACATTATTTCAGGTTTCTTCTTTGCATTTGCAGCCTTAACATATCTAATCTCAGCACAACCAGATATGAACGGGTTAGCAACAGGCTTTATCTTATCTCAAACATCTGTTGTTTTAGCAACATTAACAGGTATTTGGTTCTTAGGACAAAAGAAATCGAAAAAAGAAATGACTATGACAATTATCGGACTAGCCTTGATTATTATTGCGGCGGTTATTACGGTTAAATTATAA
- a CDS encoding transglutaminase-like domain-containing protein: MKNLKEFVAFLIGSLLIFGLSFPMMLTAFSIPNPKMIYLPIVLFSLVSLGIKDYWVKVPLYIVGTVVSLYFSATVSQAPSMLLLVKHGRSFFEQFNSTERFVYPLALTYFFILIFLVILVEAFCVGQNIISVSIIVICYLMFLSIFNDIVIAPQIMFILSLMFLLNFLQETQYKSLKVSLVSVLILSVVFIFSLLIPTTFMEKEVVKVATPYRNFLTGKGFYTAISNYKYGVASSTGYSEDDSVLGGALRDDETVKFKVIQENPHYWRLGTRDIYTGKGWELSAPNNLERVNFDEGFALENGKINRPESEEIELTFSYSDKYVPVTYGKTIIDRMNANNRFVYDQKTGRLELENNYNLNTIKMSVENMDIPEESLRKTPTVYPYSNHRYLELPENFPTKIGNLSEKLTKDKTTNYDKILAIQTYLKDPSIFSYSKKEVPFPRENQDYVEQFLFETKVGYCDNFSTAMAVMLRSIDIPTRWVKGFSTGSIDKKLGDKDLYVIRNLDAHSWVEVYFEDIGWVPFEPTPSFYQVRQAKKEDKTTKKDNQDVGNKKNETAKKEDEKEQKTPTSNSSESVNPNQTKKLSLKKYAKYFITFIVISGLVMSYFLWKYWLYVYALLAFKYNQATGSQIYQKLLKKVERRYQRGQEKPLIDYAYEAEMEYPYIAPSFSELTKLYEIEIYTGEEVFNRSHQELLLKVIKSLIQNK; this comes from the coding sequence ATGAAAAATCTCAAAGAATTTGTTGCTTTTCTCATTGGCTCACTCTTAATTTTTGGTCTGTCCTTTCCTATGATGTTGACAGCTTTTTCCATTCCTAATCCTAAGATGATTTACCTACCAATTGTTCTTTTTAGTTTAGTGTCACTAGGAATTAAGGATTATTGGGTTAAAGTACCTTTATATATTGTAGGAACTGTTGTGAGTCTATATTTTTCTGCAACCGTCAGTCAAGCGCCATCGATGTTACTTTTAGTTAAACATGGGCGTAGCTTTTTCGAGCAATTTAACTCAACTGAACGTTTTGTTTATCCTTTAGCTTTGACTTATTTTTTCATTTTAATCTTTTTAGTGATTTTAGTAGAAGCTTTTTGTGTGGGACAGAACATTATATCTGTAAGTATTATTGTGATTTGTTATTTGATGTTCTTAAGTATTTTTAATGATATTGTTATCGCGCCACAAATTATGTTTATTCTTAGTTTAATGTTCTTATTGAACTTCCTTCAGGAAACCCAGTATAAATCTCTTAAAGTTAGCTTGGTTAGTGTACTTATTTTATCTGTCGTCTTTATTTTTAGTCTACTAATTCCAACGACGTTTATGGAAAAAGAAGTGGTGAAAGTAGCAACACCTTACCGAAATTTTTTAACTGGAAAAGGTTTTTATACAGCAATTTCAAATTATAAATACGGTGTGGCTTCAAGTACTGGTTATAGTGAGGATGATAGTGTTTTAGGTGGTGCTTTACGGGATGACGAAACAGTAAAATTTAAAGTCATCCAAGAAAATCCTCATTATTGGCGTTTAGGTACAAGAGATATCTATACTGGAAAGGGCTGGGAACTATCTGCGCCAAACAACTTAGAAAGAGTAAATTTTGATGAAGGATTCGCTCTTGAAAATGGAAAAATAAATCGCCCAGAATCAGAAGAAATCGAGTTAACTTTTTCTTATAGTGATAAATATGTGCCAGTAACTTACGGTAAAACTATCATCGATAGAATGAATGCTAACAATCGTTTTGTTTACGATCAAAAGACAGGACGCTTAGAGTTAGAGAATAATTATAATTTAAATACGATAAAAATGTCCGTTGAAAACATGGATATTCCAGAAGAGAGCTTAAGAAAGACACCCACAGTTTATCCCTATTCTAATCATCGCTATTTAGAGTTACCAGAAAATTTTCCGACTAAAATTGGCAATTTATCAGAAAAATTAACGAAAGATAAAACAACGAATTACGATAAAATTTTAGCAATTCAAACCTATTTGAAAGATCCTTCGATTTTTAGTTATTCAAAAAAAGAAGTTCCATTTCCAAGAGAGAATCAGGATTATGTGGAACAATTTTTATTTGAAACCAAAGTCGGTTATTGTGATAATTTCTCAACAGCAATGGCAGTCATGTTGCGCTCAATTGATATTCCAACTAGATGGGTAAAGGGATTTAGTACAGGAAGTATTGATAAAAAACTAGGAGATAAAGACCTTTATGTGATTCGTAATCTAGATGCTCACTCTTGGGTGGAAGTTTATTTTGAAGACATTGGTTGGGTTCCATTTGAACCGACACCAAGTTTTTATCAAGTCAGACAAGCCAAAAAAGAAGATAAAACAACTAAAAAAGACAATCAAGATGTAGGAAATAAAAAGAATGAGACGGCTAAAAAAGAAGACGAAAAGGAACAAAAAACACCTACAAGTAATTCTTCAGAAAGCGTTAATCCTAATCAAACTAAGAAACTATCTTTAAAAAAATATGCTAAATATTTTATTACATTCATAGTCATATCAGGCCTTGTGATGAGTTATTTCTTATGGAAGTACTGGTTGTATGTGTATGCTTTACTGGCGTTTAAGTATAATCAGGCAACAGGTAGTCAAATCTATCAAAAGCTTTTAAAGAAAGTAGAGAGACGTTATCAACGTGGACAAGAGAAACCACTAATAGATTATGCCTATGAAGCGGAAATGGAATATCCATACATAGCTCCAAGTTTTAGTGAGTTAACAAAACTCTATGAAATTGAAATTTATACAGGAGAAGAAGTATTCAATCGGAGTCATCAAGAGTTGCTTTTAAAAGTCATAAAATCCTTGATTCAAAACAAATAA
- the rbsR gene encoding ribose utilization transcriptional repressor RbsR: MTGKKVTIKDVAKASGVSIATVSQILNGKDQNFSTKTVEKVLKIKEKLNYEPDYFARRMVMKKSKTIGVMVPDISNPFFSTLVRGIEDVLFQESFITMLCNANEENERESNALEELSRRGVDGFIIASSAISNEDIDRLLRNKKHPFIILDQKSSEGDSDTIGTDDFLGGKLAAEHLKELEHMNVAVVVPKNITQNIQRRVDGFESIYGTGFKLIEVESLSKKSGREAAKEISESNISGIFAINDEIAFGLYLGLKELGKTVPDDYSIVGYDNVDMCEYMTPPLTTIAQPIYELGRQTAEMLLDRIEHPEKEWESKKLPVNIINRFSTTHA, encoded by the coding sequence ATGACTGGAAAAAAAGTAACGATTAAAGATGTTGCGAAAGCATCAGGTGTCTCAATTGCCACAGTCTCACAAATATTAAATGGCAAGGATCAAAATTTTAGCACAAAAACAGTTGAAAAAGTCTTGAAAATCAAAGAGAAACTGAACTATGAACCCGATTATTTTGCTCGTCGAATGGTGATGAAAAAGAGCAAGACAATTGGAGTCATGGTACCAGATATCTCGAATCCTTTCTTTTCAACTTTAGTAAGAGGAATTGAAGATGTCTTGTTTCAAGAGAGCTTTATAACTATGCTGTGTAACGCTAATGAAGAAAACGAACGGGAAAGTAATGCTTTAGAAGAATTAAGTAGACGTGGTGTGGATGGTTTTATTATTGCCAGCTCAGCTATTAGTAATGAGGATATTGACCGTTTACTTAGAAATAAGAAACATCCTTTTATTATTTTAGATCAAAAAAGTTCTGAGGGTGACAGTGATACCATTGGAACGGATGATTTTTTAGGTGGCAAACTTGCAGCCGAACATTTAAAAGAATTAGAACACATGAATGTGGCTGTGGTTGTGCCTAAAAATATCACCCAAAATATTCAACGTCGCGTGGACGGGTTTGAATCTATTTACGGAACGGGCTTTAAGTTAATCGAAGTTGAGAGTTTATCGAAAAAAAGTGGACGAGAAGCAGCAAAGGAAATCAGTGAATCAAACATCAGTGGTATTTTTGCGATTAATGACGAAATTGCCTTTGGTTTGTATTTAGGTTTGAAGGAATTAGGTAAGACTGTGCCTGATGATTATAGTATTGTGGGCTATGATAATGTGGATATGTGTGAGTATATGACACCACCACTCACTACTATTGCCCAGCCTATTTATGAATTAGGACGTCAAACAGCAGAGATGTTACTGGATAGAATTGAACATCCTGAAAAAGAATGGGAATCTAAAAAACTACCGGTTAATATAATAAATCGGTTTTCAACGACACATGCTTGA
- the rbsK gene encoding ribokinase gives MNTITVIGSINLDTTLRVGQMPKPGETMHAKEHFTAGGGKGANQAVAAKRSGADTYFIGAVGNDAAGTVMSDLLEQEEIDTTGVSRLDNQSTGQAFITVDDAGENSIMIFSGANNSFTPEDVKESTEIIGKSDFLISQFESAINSTTEAFNIARSKQVKTILNPAPALSEMPKELLSVTDMIIPNETETEILTGIKVTDEKSLKEAADYLHGLGIEAVIITIGSKGAFYDVNGKSGVIPAFKVKAVDTTAAGDTFIGALSTILKPDFSNIAEAITYGNQASSLTVQRYGAQPSIPYKNELV, from the coding sequence ATGAATACGATTACTGTTATTGGAAGTATCAATTTGGATACAACACTTAGAGTGGGTCAAATGCCTAAACCAGGGGAAACAATGCACGCGAAGGAACATTTTACAGCCGGTGGTGGTAAGGGAGCTAACCAAGCTGTCGCAGCCAAACGTTCAGGTGCAGATACTTACTTTATTGGAGCTGTAGGAAATGACGCCGCAGGAACAGTGATGAGTGACTTATTAGAGCAAGAAGAAATTGATACAACAGGTGTGAGTCGTTTAGACAACCAGTCAACAGGACAAGCGTTTATTACAGTGGATGATGCGGGCGAAAATAGTATCATGATTTTCTCAGGGGCGAACAATAGTTTTACACCAGAAGATGTGAAAGAATCAACTGAGATTATTGGCAAAAGTGATTTTTTAATTTCTCAATTTGAAAGTGCTATCAATAGTACAACAGAAGCATTTAACATAGCTAGAAGCAAACAAGTTAAGACAATTTTAAATCCAGCACCAGCTCTTAGCGAGATGCCAAAAGAATTATTATCTGTCACAGATATGATTATTCCAAATGAAACAGAAACGGAAATTTTAACTGGCATTAAAGTAACGGATGAAAAAAGCTTAAAAGAAGCGGCTGATTATTTACATGGCTTAGGTATTGAAGCGGTGATTATCACGATTGGTAGTAAAGGTGCTTTCTATGATGTGAACGGTAAATCAGGGGTTATTCCAGCCTTTAAAGTGAAAGCGGTTGATACAACGGCTGCTGGAGATACATTTATTGGTGCACTAAGTACAATCTTAAAACCAGATTTCAGTAACATCGCAGAAGCGATTACTTATGGAAACCAAGCATCGTCATTAACAGTTCAACGTTACGGTGCACAACCATCTATTCCATACAAAAATGAATTAGTTTAG